A single region of the Lysinibacillus sp. B2A1 genome encodes:
- a CDS encoding phosphate starvation-inducible protein PhoH → MSEHLTVLQVDNPNEAVMLLGISDANMKLIEEALQVHIITRGEQIQLAGEEDAKEQATFLLQALLKVIRKGINIDQRDVATAIEMTQKGTIEYFAELYDEEIARTTKGKPIRAKTIGQREYIQAIRHKDVVFGIGPAGTGKTYLAVVMATQALKNGHVKRIILTRPAVEAGESLGFLPGDLKEKVDPYLRPLYDALNDIYGAEQTQRLIERGTIEIAPLAYMRGRTLDDAFVILDEAQNTTHPQMKMFLTRLGFGSKMVITGDKTQIDLPKNTESGLIVAERTLKYVKPIHFQILEQGDVVRHPVVAKIIQAYEDQQL, encoded by the coding sequence ATGTCAGAACATTTAACTGTTTTACAAGTGGATAATCCTAACGAAGCGGTTATGCTACTCGGAATTTCCGATGCCAATATGAAATTAATCGAAGAGGCTCTTCAAGTTCATATTATTACACGTGGAGAACAAATTCAGTTAGCTGGTGAAGAGGATGCAAAGGAACAAGCAACATTTCTTTTACAGGCACTTTTAAAGGTCATCCGCAAAGGAATTAATATTGATCAACGTGATGTTGCAACAGCTATTGAAATGACACAAAAAGGAACAATCGAATATTTTGCAGAACTTTATGATGAAGAAATAGCACGCACAACAAAAGGAAAACCAATTCGTGCAAAAACAATTGGTCAACGAGAATACATACAAGCAATCCGCCATAAAGACGTTGTTTTCGGTATTGGTCCTGCTGGTACTGGGAAAACGTATTTAGCGGTAGTCATGGCAACACAAGCACTAAAAAATGGGCACGTCAAACGTATTATTTTAACACGTCCTGCAGTAGAAGCAGGAGAGTCCTTAGGCTTTCTTCCTGGAGATTTGAAGGAAAAGGTTGATCCATATTTACGACCACTCTACGATGCTTTAAATGATATCTATGGAGCTGAGCAGACACAGCGCCTTATTGAACGAGGCACGATTGAAATTGCACCATTAGCATACATGCGTGGGCGAACATTAGATGATGCCTTTGTTATTTTAGATGAAGCTCAAAATACGACACATCCGCAAATGAAAATGTTTTTAACGCGATTAGGCTTTGGTTCGAAAATGGTTATTACTGGCGATAAAACGCAAATCGACCTACCTAAAAATACAGAATCTGGATTGATTGTTGCAGAACGTACATTAAAATATGTTAAACCAATTCATTTCCAAATATTAGAACAAGGTGATGTAGTACGACATCCAGTCGTTGCAAAAATCATCCAAGCTTACGAAGATCAGCAGCTTTAG
- a CDS encoding glycine--tRNA ligase, protein MANKSMETIVSLAKHRGFVFPGSEIYGGLANTWDYGPLGVELKNNIKKAWWQKFVQESEHNVGLDAAILMNPKAWVASGHVGNFNDPMVDCKACKARHRADKIIEDAALAKGDEIIVDGMTFDQMKETMIKYDVVCPDCGKADFTDIRQFNLMFKTFQGVTESSTNEIYLRPETAQGIFVNFKNVQRSMRKRTPFGIAQIGKSFRNEITPGNFTFRTREFEQMELEFFCKPGEDLEWHAYWKEFCKNWLLNLGMKEESMRLRDHEEDELSHYSNATTDIEFKFPFGWGELWGVADRTDYDLKQHMDHSGEDFTYIDPATNERYVPYCIEPSLGADRVTLAFLCDAYDEEELEGDDKRTVLRFHPALAPFKAAVLPLSKKLSDEATNVWAELRKAFPVDFDESQSIGKRYRRQDEIGTPFCITYDFDSQEDGQVTVRHRDSMSQVRMPIADVKAYIEKHLQF, encoded by the coding sequence ATGGCTAACAAATCAATGGAAACAATCGTATCATTAGCAAAGCACCGTGGTTTTGTCTTTCCAGGCTCGGAAATCTATGGAGGCTTAGCAAACACTTGGGATTACGGTCCATTAGGTGTAGAACTAAAAAATAATATTAAAAAAGCTTGGTGGCAAAAATTTGTTCAAGAATCCGAGCACAATGTAGGACTAGATGCTGCCATCTTGATGAATCCTAAAGCATGGGTGGCTTCTGGTCACGTTGGTAACTTTAATGATCCAATGGTTGATTGTAAAGCGTGTAAAGCACGTCATAGAGCGGATAAAATCATCGAAGACGCTGCGTTAGCGAAAGGCGATGAAATCATTGTCGATGGTATGACATTCGATCAAATGAAAGAAACAATGATTAAGTATGATGTGGTATGTCCTGATTGCGGCAAGGCTGATTTCACAGATATTCGCCAATTCAATTTAATGTTTAAAACATTCCAAGGCGTAACAGAGTCTTCTACAAACGAAATTTATTTACGTCCTGAAACTGCACAGGGTATTTTCGTGAACTTTAAAAACGTTCAACGCTCTATGCGTAAACGCACTCCGTTTGGTATTGCACAAATCGGTAAATCATTCCGTAACGAAATTACTCCTGGTAACTTTACTTTCCGTACTCGCGAATTTGAACAAATGGAGCTTGAATTTTTCTGTAAGCCTGGCGAAGACCTTGAATGGCATGCATACTGGAAGGAATTTTGTAAAAACTGGTTATTAAATTTAGGAATGAAAGAAGAGTCTATGCGTCTTCGTGATCATGAGGAAGATGAATTATCTCACTATTCGAATGCTACTACGGATATCGAATTTAAATTCCCATTTGGTTGGGGAGAGCTTTGGGGTGTAGCTGATCGTACAGATTACGATTTAAAACAGCATATGGATCACTCTGGTGAGGACTTCACTTACATTGACCCAGCTACAAACGAACGCTATGTACCATACTGTATTGAACCTTCTTTAGGTGCTGACCGTGTAACATTAGCATTCCTGTGTGATGCATATGACGAGGAGGAGCTTGAAGGTGACGATAAGCGTACCGTTTTACGCTTCCACCCTGCTCTTGCACCATTTAAAGCAGCTGTCCTTCCACTTTCTAAAAAGTTATCTGATGAGGCTACAAATGTTTGGGCGGAACTTCGTAAAGCATTCCCAGTTGACTTTGATGAATCACAATCAATAGGCAAACGATACCGTCGTCAGGATGAAATTGGAACACCATTCTGTATCACATACGACTTTGACTCACAAGAGGATGGTCAAGTAACGGTACGTCATCGCGATTCCATGTCTCAAGTTCGTATGCCAATTGCCGATGTGAAAGCATATATCGAGAAACATCTTCAATTCTAA
- a CDS encoding GTPase Era yields the protein MLENNTGYKSGFISIIGRPNVGKSTFLNRVIGQKIAIMSDKPQTTRNKVQGVLTTNDSQMIFIDTPGIHKPKHKLGDFMLKVSKNTLREVDVIMFMVNAEQKLGKGDEFILEMLAGNPTPVFLVINKIDQIHPDELIGIIESYKDRYNFAEIVPISALQGNNVENLLATLTKYLPEGPQYYPADQVTDHPERFIISELIREKVLHLTREEVPHSIAVVIDKIRRDEENEDKIHVAATIIVERDSQKGIVIGKRGALLKEVGIRARKDIEMLLGSKVYLELWVKVQKDWRNKSTHLRDLGFRDDEY from the coding sequence ATGCTGGAAAATAATACAGGCTATAAGTCAGGCTTTATCTCCATTATCGGTCGACCAAATGTTGGGAAGTCAACATTCTTAAACCGTGTTATTGGTCAAAAAATTGCGATTATGAGTGATAAGCCACAAACAACACGAAATAAAGTACAAGGTGTACTAACAACAAATGATAGCCAAATGATTTTTATTGATACACCTGGAATCCACAAACCTAAGCATAAGCTTGGCGATTTCATGCTTAAAGTTTCTAAAAATACATTGCGAGAAGTGGATGTTATTATGTTCATGGTCAATGCAGAGCAGAAACTTGGAAAGGGTGATGAATTCATCCTTGAAATGCTGGCAGGGAACCCAACGCCTGTCTTCCTAGTCATCAATAAAATAGATCAAATCCATCCCGATGAATTAATAGGAATCATCGAGAGCTACAAAGATCGCTATAACTTTGCGGAGATTGTTCCAATTTCAGCATTACAAGGAAATAATGTTGAGAATCTGCTGGCAACATTAACGAAATACTTGCCAGAAGGTCCGCAGTACTATCCGGCAGACCAAGTAACAGACCATCCTGAACGATTTATTATTTCAGAGTTAATTCGTGAAAAAGTATTACACTTAACACGCGAAGAAGTGCCACATTCGATTGCAGTCGTTATTGATAAAATTCGCCGCGATGAGGAAAATGAAGATAAAATTCATGTAGCAGCTACGATTATCGTGGAAAGAGATTCTCAAAAAGGTATTGTGATTGGTAAACGTGGAGCACTATTAAAAGAAGTAGGTATACGTGCACGAAAAGATATTGAGATGCTTCTTGGTTCAAAAGTCTATTTAGAGCTTTGGGTAAAGGTGCAAAAAGATTGGCGAAACAAATCAACACATTTACGCGACCTTGGTTTCCGTGATGATGAATATTAA
- a CDS encoding phosphohydrolase, with translation MEKQLRKLTELIGFRYFLIVVLILTGSLQFAFMYGNVKGVTYDFKPLQLAPETVRSTKTIEDTYKTQQEREKAANAVAPVYQFSEDVAKQRAAIVTSLFDYVLEVKKDVEKSKEPVPNVDQVAQLRKKFESIDSDQMPIIFTDSQLEGLLIQSEADLTRTSTQLSKLVQEYLQKSIRAENVYVAQNDFETKIRGQRGYPDRIYNTVVLIGRTSIIENETINEEQTKIRKEQAKESIEPTRILQGQIIVQEGQIIDNEAFRQLELLGMVSNKASLKPIAGLIILIFLQMMFMFILFERLEADEHKKRNSLLVTGIVYTLSVVLMKFISLVSGGFDVTVAFLFPTALATMLVRLLANERAAVLITVMTAASAGVIFQEGYSSVMQMEITLYIIFGGFASIFFMRSVEKRSHILHAVGVIGLVNIAFIAFYLLMTQSSYGLSELLFYFIAAMLSALLSGALTMGLLPFFESAFGLLSSLRLIELSNPNHPLLKKLLMEAPGTYHHSVMVANLAEAACEEIGADGLLARVGCYYHDIGKTKRPAFFIENQMSGNNPHDSLPPETSAEIIIAHTTDGAEMLKRYKMPQEIIDIALQHHGTSLLKFFLYKAKEEGKDFDEAKFRYPGPKPQTKEAAVISVADSVEAAVRSMKEPNAEKIHKLVRAIIDDRVQDHQFDECDISIKELKCIERVLCETLNGIFHSRIEYPKADK, from the coding sequence ATGGAGAAACAACTTCGAAAACTTACTGAACTAATCGGTTTTCGCTATTTTTTAATTGTCGTTCTCATCTTAACAGGGTCCCTGCAATTTGCCTTTATGTATGGCAATGTTAAAGGTGTTACATATGATTTCAAACCATTACAATTAGCGCCAGAAACAGTTCGATCAACAAAAACGATTGAAGACACTTATAAAACACAGCAAGAACGAGAGAAAGCAGCTAATGCAGTTGCACCAGTCTATCAATTTTCAGAGGATGTCGCAAAGCAACGTGCTGCAATTGTCACATCATTATTTGACTATGTACTTGAAGTGAAGAAAGATGTTGAGAAAAGCAAAGAGCCTGTTCCGAATGTGGACCAAGTGGCACAGCTTCGCAAAAAATTTGAATCCATTGATTCAGATCAAATGCCTATCATCTTTACGGATTCACAGCTAGAGGGGTTGCTCATACAAAGTGAGGCAGATTTAACAAGAACAAGCACTCAACTTTCTAAGCTCGTCCAAGAATATTTACAGAAATCCATTCGTGCAGAAAATGTATACGTGGCACAAAATGATTTTGAAACGAAAATTCGCGGACAGCGAGGCTATCCAGATAGAATTTATAATACTGTTGTCTTAATTGGGCGTACAAGTATTATCGAAAACGAAACAATTAATGAGGAACAAACGAAAATTCGTAAGGAGCAGGCGAAAGAATCGATTGAGCCAACTCGAATTCTTCAAGGCCAAATCATTGTACAGGAAGGTCAGATTATAGATAATGAGGCGTTTCGTCAATTAGAGCTTTTAGGTATGGTGAGTAATAAGGCATCCTTAAAACCAATCGCGGGTCTTATTATTTTAATCTTCCTGCAAATGATGTTTATGTTTATTCTGTTTGAACGCTTGGAGGCAGATGAGCATAAAAAACGAAATAGCTTATTGGTAACAGGTATTGTGTATACCCTCTCTGTTGTGCTGATGAAATTTATTAGCTTAGTCTCAGGTGGCTTTGACGTTACTGTTGCATTTCTATTTCCAACAGCTTTGGCGACAATGCTGGTCAGATTATTAGCGAATGAACGTGCAGCAGTTTTGATTACAGTGATGACAGCAGCGTCTGCAGGAGTAATTTTTCAAGAGGGATATTCATCTGTTATGCAGATGGAAATTACACTGTATATTATTTTTGGAGGCTTTGCGAGCATCTTCTTTATGCGTAGTGTGGAAAAACGTTCGCATATTTTACATGCTGTAGGTGTCATTGGATTAGTCAATATAGCTTTTATTGCTTTTTATTTACTGATGACACAATCATCTTATGGTTTGTCGGAGTTATTGTTTTATTTTATCGCAGCCATGTTATCGGCCTTACTTTCAGGAGCTCTGACAATGGGGCTTTTACCATTCTTTGAATCAGCATTTGGTCTTTTATCGTCGTTGCGTTTAATTGAGCTTTCTAATCCGAACCATCCATTGTTGAAAAAGTTACTAATGGAAGCACCAGGAACATATCATCATAGTGTAATGGTTGCAAATTTGGCGGAGGCAGCATGTGAGGAAATTGGGGCGGACGGATTATTAGCACGAGTTGGGTGTTATTATCATGATATTGGGAAAACGAAACGTCCAGCATTTTTCATTGAAAATCAGATGTCAGGGAATAATCCACATGATTCATTACCGCCAGAGACGAGTGCAGAAATTATTATTGCACATACCACTGATGGTGCTGAGATGTTAAAACGCTATAAAATGCCTCAGGAAATCATTGATATTGCCTTGCAACATCACGGAACAAGTTTATTGAAATTCTTCTTATACAAAGCAAAGGAAGAAGGAAAAGATTTTGATGAAGCTAAGTTCCGCTATCCTGGTCCAAAACCTCAAACAAAGGAAGCGGCTGTTATTAGTGTAGCGGATAGCGTTGAAGCGGCAGTACGCTCGATGAAGGAACCTAATGCAGAAAAAATTCATAAGCTTGTACGAGCTATTATTGATGATAGAGTACAGGATCATCAGTTTGATGAATGCGATATTTCAATAAAAGAGTTAAAATGTATAGAGCGAGTACTTTGTGAAACGCTGAATGGAATTTTCCACTCACGTATTGAATATCCAAAGGCAGATAAGTAG
- a CDS encoding UDP kinase, with protein MDVRKYVHSFGYAFIGIKTACAEQNFKSHLLSAGVVLIAGYFTGLSRMEWYIVLLLIALMFALEMVNTAIERAVDLASPNIHPLAKQAKDLAAGAVLVFAIFSAIIGLLIFIPKWF; from the coding sequence ATGGATGTTCGCAAATATGTACACTCTTTTGGCTATGCCTTTATAGGGATTAAGACAGCTTGTGCAGAGCAAAACTTTAAGTCACATTTGCTAAGTGCAGGAGTTGTATTGATTGCTGGCTATTTTACAGGATTATCACGTATGGAATGGTATATTGTGCTTTTGCTAATAGCACTCATGTTTGCGCTTGAAATGGTGAACACTGCAATTGAACGTGCTGTGGATTTAGCATCACCGAATATTCATCCACTTGCCAAGCAAGCGAAGGATCTTGCGGCAGGCGCTGTACTTGTATTTGCGATATTCAGTGCTATAATCGGATTACTCATCTTTATACCGAAATGGTTTTAG
- a CDS encoding S-layer homology domain-containing protein — protein sequence MKTHRFYQIAMASALATSAIVITPSVNAATIFPDINASTEEGKAIINLAQRGIISGYPDGTFKPANPITRTQAAKILAGMLKLDTVHVKNPHFKDVQPGDENYGAIAALANAGIISGSNGYFHPANNITRGQMSKMIVKGFELNITDDIDIPFSDVKVGSEYEPFIKTLFANSITKGTTPTTFSPQSHVKRSQLASFVVRAEHAQGNATVYASQFSQDYIFASYGGIEPAEDIFTWDEEDDMTESITIKPLKEGTGKLVVTGFKEDTEEFTDIFYIVHVNNVNGKLQTTLQEVKEEDYVENLPLNLMENDLNFIPTEVSIQTTDGQVLSPASYEFKANNQSAFISIFKNGQYLLTFSNGTQQQVMAADVTTYDFVRSIDLYQITDELVFSSDQLKFEPKSVALEKLDLESTAVKAIIEDNQVKVTPLAEGTAILHITGKNGETVYLYIEFAKITDKWASYHEFFQDEEAF from the coding sequence TTGAAGACCCATCGTTTCTATCAAATTGCAATGGCCTCAGCATTAGCCACAAGTGCAATTGTAATTACACCCTCAGTAAATGCTGCGACTATTTTCCCTGACATCAATGCTTCAACAGAAGAAGGCAAAGCTATTATCAATTTAGCACAACGCGGCATTATTTCAGGCTACCCTGATGGCACTTTTAAACCAGCAAACCCAATCACACGTACGCAAGCCGCAAAAATTTTAGCAGGAATGTTAAAGCTTGACACTGTACATGTAAAAAATCCACATTTTAAGGATGTCCAACCTGGCGATGAGAATTATGGTGCAATTGCAGCTTTAGCAAACGCAGGCATCATTAGTGGCTCAAATGGTTATTTTCACCCAGCAAATAATATTACACGCGGGCAAATGTCAAAAATGATTGTAAAAGGCTTCGAATTAAACATTACTGATGACATTGACATTCCATTTTCCGATGTAAAGGTAGGAAGTGAATACGAACCGTTTATCAAAACTCTTTTTGCCAATAGCATCACAAAAGGTACAACACCTACTACCTTTAGTCCACAGAGCCATGTGAAGCGCTCCCAATTAGCGTCGTTTGTAGTTCGTGCAGAACATGCACAAGGGAACGCAACTGTTTATGCTAGTCAATTCAGTCAGGATTATATCTTCGCTTCTTACGGTGGCATTGAGCCTGCAGAGGATATTTTTACATGGGATGAAGAAGATGATATGACGGAGTCCATCACGATAAAACCGTTAAAAGAGGGAACAGGAAAATTAGTCGTAACAGGCTTTAAGGAAGACACAGAGGAATTTACAGATATCTTTTATATTGTTCATGTTAACAATGTAAATGGAAAACTACAAACAACTTTACAAGAAGTAAAGGAAGAAGATTATGTAGAGAACTTACCGCTTAACTTAATGGAAAACGACTTAAATTTTATCCCTACTGAAGTAAGTATTCAAACTACAGATGGTCAAGTTTTATCACCAGCATCGTATGAATTCAAAGCAAACAACCAATCTGCATTCATTTCCATCTTTAAAAATGGGCAATATTTATTAACATTCTCCAACGGCACTCAACAACAAGTGATGGCAGCTGATGTTACTACGTATGATTTTGTGAGAAGTATTGATTTGTATCAAATTACAGATGAATTAGTTTTTTCAAGCGACCAACTAAAGTTTGAGCCGAAAAGTGTTGCTTTAGAAAAGTTAGATTTAGAGTCCACAGCAGTTAAAGCAATCATAGAGGATAATCAAGTAAAGGTTACACCCTTAGCAGAAGGAACCGCAATTTTACATATTACAGGTAAAAACGGTGAAACTGTCTACCTCTATATAGAATTTGCTAAAATCACTGATAAATGGGCTAGCTACCATGAATTCTTTCAAGATGAAGAAGCATTTTAA
- a CDS encoding rRNA maturation RNase YbeY, which translates to MILTIDFTDETNEVTKEHMELVEQLLQHAAKIENIEPETEVSVTFVTNEAIQEINREYRDKDQPTDVISFALEELGEGEIEVTFEGMPRILGDIIISTDRTKEQAQEYGHSFERELGFLAVHGFLHLLGYDHMVPEDEKIMFGKQDEILQSFGLGRD; encoded by the coding sequence ATGATTTTAACAATTGATTTTACAGATGAAACAAATGAAGTGACAAAAGAACATATGGAGCTTGTTGAGCAGCTATTACAGCATGCTGCGAAAATAGAAAATATTGAACCCGAAACAGAAGTATCGGTGACCTTTGTTACAAATGAAGCGATTCAAGAAATAAACCGAGAATATCGTGATAAGGATCAGCCTACAGATGTAATTTCATTTGCTCTAGAGGAATTAGGAGAAGGTGAAATAGAAGTTACCTTTGAAGGAATGCCTCGCATTTTGGGAGATATCATTATTTCAACGGATCGTACAAAAGAACAAGCACAGGAATATGGTCATTCATTTGAAAGAGAATTAGGATTTTTAGCGGTCCATGGATTCTTGCACTTACTTGGCTACGATCACATGGTACCTGAAGATGAAAAAATTATGTTTGGTAAGCAAGATGAGATTTTACAATCTTTTGGCTTAGGACGGGATTAA
- a CDS encoding cytidine deaminase, whose translation MTIDMHALLEESKKAREKAYVPYSKFKVGAALLTINGEVIHGCNIENAGYSMTNCAERTAFFKAVSEGIYDFQAIAIVADTDGPCAPCGACRQVMMEFCAPSMPVYLTNLKGDVTVTSVGELLPFAFTTEDLENAGK comes from the coding sequence ATGACAATTGATATGCATGCATTACTAGAAGAATCAAAAAAAGCGCGTGAAAAGGCCTATGTTCCTTATTCTAAATTTAAAGTAGGCGCGGCCCTTTTAACAATAAACGGTGAGGTTATCCATGGCTGTAATATTGAAAATGCTGGCTATAGTATGACCAATTGTGCTGAAAGAACTGCATTTTTCAAGGCTGTATCAGAAGGAATTTATGACTTTCAGGCAATTGCTATAGTTGCTGATACAGACGGACCATGTGCGCCGTGTGGAGCTTGTCGTCAAGTGATGATGGAGTTTTGTGCGCCTTCCATGCCTGTTTATTTAACAAACTTAAAAGGTGATGTAACAGTAACGTCAGTTGGCGAATTACTACCATTTGCATTTACAACGGAGGATCTAGAAAATGCTGGAAAATAA
- a CDS encoding metal-dependent phosphohydrolase — MLRKVTLSIDEVEANDILAEDIFSEYQLLAKKELVLTDRIIALLKLRKVDELAVYLPSDSVRIVHDLSVQRTKEYEDVFAPLMDKENKVDEYKEKVSTLFMTTLENVVHELRYGQILKSMQDTAYVRGVFEKILEKKHRYDLLMRLREWDEYSFVHSFDVFVLGTIFARYLGLTDIETLARGYLFHDIGKVFIPQEILNLKRKLSEDEFEVVKTHTTKGYELLIENGEEDIAYLARDHHERFAGKGYPNKLCADEMSEGVQLLQIIDVYSAMTSKRVYHTGYAATDALAVLYRDRQLYNEKFMHKFVECLGIYPVNSVVLLSDNRSAQVELVYDLFPTLPKVKLLDEQTSMNLPLNYSVKIVKMIDYRADSFEEIFNLFVEQLIRCDETNLRIHFNKLIDHLHPKEIVLRIFLPAFRILRLLTREIQTDMTKYRNSINILKKLLEEQLNVLYMDYHHEQTTILVVETSLRENFFIKLVQSILYIDKIVPFFINPGDDQRITQLMEHCDVNVAYFIEDELTVEKRVRPMREGTFLYYSLVDIEELLVSLVGMSMKRFSFEEKMQERLFFTLKA; from the coding sequence ATGCTAAGAAAAGTGACATTAAGTATTGATGAAGTTGAAGCAAATGATATTTTGGCTGAGGATATTTTTTCTGAGTATCAATTATTAGCTAAAAAAGAGTTAGTTTTAACTGATCGGATTATTGCATTACTTAAACTTAGAAAAGTAGATGAATTAGCTGTTTATTTACCATCAGATTCAGTCCGAATTGTCCATGATTTAAGTGTTCAGCGAACAAAGGAGTACGAGGATGTCTTTGCCCCGCTGATGGATAAAGAAAATAAGGTAGATGAGTATAAAGAAAAAGTAAGTACGCTATTTATGACGACATTGGAGAATGTTGTCCATGAATTACGCTATGGTCAAATTTTAAAAAGCATGCAGGACACTGCTTATGTACGAGGTGTTTTTGAAAAAATTTTAGAAAAGAAACATCGCTACGATTTACTTATGCGATTAAGAGAATGGGATGAATATTCCTTTGTCCATTCATTTGATGTGTTTGTTTTAGGCACAATCTTTGCACGTTACTTAGGGTTAACTGATATCGAAACGTTAGCACGAGGATATTTGTTCCATGACATAGGCAAAGTATTTATTCCACAGGAAATTCTAAATCTGAAAAGAAAGTTATCGGAAGATGAATTTGAGGTAGTCAAAACGCACACAACGAAAGGCTATGAGTTACTTATTGAAAATGGGGAAGAGGATATTGCTTATCTGGCACGTGATCACCATGAGCGCTTTGCTGGTAAAGGCTATCCAAATAAACTATGTGCGGATGAAATGAGCGAAGGAGTGCAATTACTGCAAATCATTGATGTATATTCAGCAATGACATCAAAACGTGTTTATCATACAGGATATGCTGCAACGGATGCATTAGCTGTTTTATATCGCGACCGACAATTGTATAACGAAAAGTTCATGCATAAATTTGTGGAGTGCTTAGGGATTTATCCTGTTAACTCAGTAGTCTTATTATCTGATAATCGAAGTGCTCAAGTTGAACTTGTCTATGATTTATTCCCAACGTTGCCGAAAGTTAAATTGTTGGATGAACAAACATCTATGAATTTACCTTTGAATTATAGTGTGAAAATTGTGAAAATGATTGATTATCGTGCGGATAGCTTTGAAGAAATTTTTAATTTATTTGTTGAGCAATTAATTCGCTGTGACGAAACTAACTTAAGAATCCATTTTAATAAATTAATTGATCACTTACATCCAAAAGAGATTGTCTTAAGAATCTTCTTGCCAGCCTTTCGCATTTTGCGTTTATTGACTAGAGAAATTCAGACAGATATGACGAAATATAGAAACTCTATTAATATACTTAAAAAATTATTGGAAGAGCAATTAAATGTTTTGTACATGGATTATCATCACGAACAAACAACTATTTTAGTTGTAGAAACCTCGCTTCGTGAAAACTTTTTCATAAAACTAGTACAGAGTATTTTGTATATTGACAAAATTGTACCATTCTTCATAAATCCAGGTGACGATCAGCGAATCACACAATTGATGGAACATTGTGATGTAAATGTGGCTTATTTTATTGAGGATGAGCTCACAGTAGAAAAACGAGTTCGCCCTATGCGAGAGGGTACATTCCTATATTATTCTCTTGTAGATATAGAGGAATTATTAGTAAGCTTGGTGGGAATGAGCATGAAAAGATTCTCCTTTGAGGAGAAGATGCAGGAGCGTTTATTTTTTACATTAAAGGCATAG
- a CDS encoding DNA repair protein RecO: MLHKWEGIVLKVRAYGESNKIVTLLTREAGKVATMARGAKKPSSRLASVTQPFTYGMFMVQHHTGMGTLQQGEHLNSMRHIREDIMATAYASYIMELVERVVEEGKAEPFAFDVLLHALQAIEEGYDPEAITLFVEWKMLPYTGVQPILHACATCGAVDGEFAFSFAQGGFLCHRCYQHDPYIIRLTPTQLKLIRMFYTVPIDQIGKLELKKETKYFIKKIITTIYEEQTGIRFKTKKFIEQLERTPELQLRTNVETEKMPEDP, from the coding sequence ATGCTACATAAATGGGAAGGCATTGTTTTAAAGGTACGGGCCTACGGAGAATCCAATAAAATTGTGACTTTACTAACAAGAGAAGCAGGTAAAGTGGCAACAATGGCAAGAGGTGCTAAAAAGCCTTCGAGTAGACTAGCATCTGTGACACAGCCGTTTACATACGGTATGTTTATGGTCCAGCATCATACAGGTATGGGAACATTGCAACAAGGCGAGCATCTCAATTCGATGCGACATATACGTGAAGACATCATGGCAACAGCATATGCAAGTTATATCATGGAACTTGTTGAACGAGTAGTGGAAGAGGGAAAAGCTGAACCATTTGCATTTGATGTCCTTTTACATGCATTGCAAGCAATTGAGGAAGGCTATGATCCTGAAGCTATTACATTGTTCGTTGAATGGAAAATGTTGCCCTATACAGGGGTTCAGCCTATTTTACATGCCTGCGCTACTTGTGGGGCAGTGGATGGGGAATTTGCATTTTCCTTTGCACAGGGAGGCTTTTTATGTCATCGATGTTATCAGCATGATCCTTACATTATTCGACTAACTCCGACGCAACTGAAGCTGATTCGAATGTTTTACACTGTACCAATTGATCAGATTGGTAAGTTGGAATTAAAAAAGGAAACAAAGTATTTTATCAAAAAAATTATTACGACCATTTATGAGGAACAAACAGGTATTCGTTTTAAGACTAAAAAATTTATCGAGCAACTTGAGAGAACGCCAGAATTACAATTGAGAACAAATGTTGAAACAGAAAAAATGCCAGAAGACCCTTAA